A genomic region of Alnus glutinosa chromosome 11, dhAlnGlut1.1, whole genome shotgun sequence contains the following coding sequences:
- the LOC133882231 gene encoding UPF0481 protein At3g47200-like, whose amino-acid sequence MEESASAEIQEANAWVVNVNENSESEREANSSSGNGSQNGEVDREANPSIGNEHQDRVLANDIIQMLESSEPPLSPGFCIYRVPQDLRKLNEKAYTPKYISIGPFHRGDKRLETMEKLKVRYLKIFLKKAEQNMEKLISTIRDREGDVRRCYAETSRLSSDNYVKMILLDASFIIVFFLIMSETEEWECEDELVILMSRLMHDMSLLENQLPFFVIEELYNLAFASHSNYPSFTQLAFRYFGRYNTQKMSPDLNFEIKHFVDLLRTFFLPQPPCLPQRYRHKRVVHLYTASQLHEAGVKFKLSSSKCLFDLKFTNGVLEIPCFQLKNFTECFFRNIMALEQFHYRWDRYICDYIRILDFLIDTTKDVDLLVRKRIMVNTLGDSNTVATMVNNLNKHTLTLNTNSDYYRLCKDLNTFYDDRRQRWKATLRRDYFSNPWRTTATIAAIVLLVLTLTQTICSIISLP is encoded by the coding sequence ATGGAAGAATCAGCAAGTGCAGAAATTCAAGAAGCAAATGCTTGGGTAGTAAATGTGAATGAAAATTCTGAAAGTGAAAGGGAAGCAAACAGTTCAAGTGGAAATGGAAGTCAAAATGGAGAAGTTGATAGAGAAGCAAATCCTTCAATCGGAAATGAACATCAAGATAGAGTGTTGGCAAATGACATCATACAAATGCTAGAAAGCTCAGAGCCTCCTTTATCACCTGGATTTTGTATCTACAGGGTTCCACAAGATCTTCGCAAATTGAATGAAAAAGCCTATACTCCTAAGTATATATCAATAGGGCCTTTTCATCGTGGTGATAAAAGATTGGAAACTATGGAAAAGCTTAAAGTGAGATATCTtaagatatttttgaaaaaggcTGAGCAAAATATGGAGAAATTAATAAGCACTATAAGGGATAGGGAAGGAGATGTTCGTCGTTGTTATGCAGAGACTAGCAGACTTAGCAGTGATAATTATGTGAAAATGATCCTTCTAGATGCGAGCTTCATTATTGTGTTTTTCCTTATCATGTCTGAGACTGAAGAATGGGAGTGTGAGGACGAGCTTGTAATATTAATGTCACGGTTGATGCATGACATGTCGTTacttgaaaatcaacttcctttctttgttaTTGAGGAATTGTACAACCTTGCATTTGCATCTCACTCAAACTACCCTTCCTTCACTCAACTTGCCTTTAGATACTTTGGACGTTACAACACTCAAAAAATGTCTCCCGATctcaattttgaaataaaacacTTCGTTGATTTGTTAAGAACCTTTTTTCTACCCCAACCACCTTGCCTACCACAAAGATATCGTCACAAAAGAGTTGTGCATTTGTACACTGCGAGCCAGTTGCATGAGGCAGGAGTGAAGTTTAAGTTGAGCTCAAGCAAATGCTTATTTGACTTAAAATTCACAAACGGAGTGCTGGAAATACCATGCTTTCAACTAAAAAATTTCACAGAGTGTTTCTTTCGAAACATCATGGCCTTGGAGCAATTTCACTATCGTTGGGATCGTTATATTTGCGATTATATTCGCATATTGGATTTCCTTATTGACACTACCAAAGATGTGGATTTACTTGTGCGAAAAAGGATCATGGTTAATACTTTAGGGGACAGCAATACAGTGGCAACTATGGTCAACAATCTCAACAAACATACTCTTACCTTAAACACGAACTCCGATTATTATCGTCTTTGTaaagatttgaatacattctaTGACGATCGTCGGCAGAGATGGAAGGCTACCTTGAGACGTGATTATTTTAGCAATCCTTGGAGGACTACTGCTACCATAGCTGCTATTGTCTTACTAGTGCTCACTCTCACACAGACTATATGCTCTATTATCTCATTACCATAA
- the LOC133881322 gene encoding uncharacterized protein LOC133881322, translating into MGCLLDKYGHRVMYNVGPSIGPKFSSNIRRGDWFWPHIRLEAIVEIQSRLHEVELVEADQSIWDSRSGKFSSADTWEKLREKKPVVEWHDVVWFLVAIPKHAFFLWLAFKDVIVTREHLCRWDYNGDSLCDMSLLSFKYMKGKNVKAIAIKLYFAAATYNLWLHRKALLHGRSPKSEEQLLSKIR; encoded by the exons ATGGGTTGCTTGTTAGACAAATACGGGCATAGAGTGATGTATAATGTTGGTCCTTCCATTGGACCTAAATTCTCCTCTAATATTAGAAGAGGTGATTGGTTTTGGCCCCATATTAGATTAGAGGCCATTGTAGAGATCCAAAGTAGATTACATGAGGTTGAGCTTGTTGAGGCTGACCAATCGATTTGGGATTCTAGAAGTGGTAAGTTCTCAAGTGCTGATACTTGGGAAAAACTTAGGGAAAAGAAACCGGTGGTAGAATGGCATGATGTTGTCTGGTTTTTGGTTGCTATTCCTAAGCATGCATTTTTTCTCTGGCTTGCATTCAAGGATGTCATTGTTACTAGGGAGCATCTGTGCAGATGGGATTATAATGGAGATAGCTTATGTGATATGTCTCTTCTATCGTTCAAG TATATGAAAGGGAAGAATGTGAAAGCTATTGCTATAAAACTTTACTTTGCTGCAGCAACATATAATTTGTGGTTACATAGGAAGGCATTGCTCCATGGCCGGTCTCCCAAGTCTGAAGAACAATTATTGTCCAAGATTAGATGA